A single region of the Maylandia zebra isolate NMK-2024a linkage group LG17, Mzebra_GT3a, whole genome shotgun sequence genome encodes:
- the pparaa gene encoding peroxisome proliferator-activated receptor alpha a isoform X3, with protein MMLWGLIFQSTRALVRGPTALSHWCYPNFNPSVPLVYRETETLTPASSPSSGVCGAAAGQDESGSTLNLECRVCSDKASGFHYGVHACEGCKGFFRRTIRLKLEYDKCERNCKIQKKNRNKCQYCRFHKCLSVGMSHNAIRFGRMPQAEKLKLKEESKMVEKDVESPLMSDHKFLVRQIHDAYMKNFNMNKAKARLILTGKTSKPQPLIIHDMETFQLAERTLAVHMTNSNYPESDSVLGQVSPAVSCGELRQREAEARLFHCCQSTSVETVTELTEFAKAMPGFQSLDLNDQVTLLKYGVYEALFTLLASCMNKDGLLVARGGGFITREFLKSLRRPFSDMMEPKFQFATRFNSLELDDSDLALFVAAIICCGDRPGLVDVPVVEQLQESIVQALRLHLLANHPDDTFLFPRLLQKLADLRELVTEHAQLVQEIKTTEDTSLHPLLQEIYRDMY; from the exons ATGATGCTCTGGGGTTTGATTTTCCAGAGTACCAGAGCACTGGTTCGGGGTCCAACAGCTCTGTCGCACTGG TGCTACCCCAACTTCAACCCATCGGTGCCACTggtgtacagagagacag AGACCTTGACCCCAGCCTCGAGTCCATCATCAGGAGTGTGCGGAGCAGCGGCTGGCCAAGATGAGAGCGGCAGCACCCTCAACCTCGAGTGCCGGGTGTGCTCTGACAAAGCTTCGGGCTTCCACTACGGGGTGCACGCATGCGAAGGCTGCAAG GGTTTCTTTAGGAGGACCATCAGGCTGAAGCTGGAGTATGATAAGTGTGAGCGGAACTGCAAAATCCAAAAGAAGAACCGAAACAAGTGCCAGTACTGCAGATTCCACAAGTGCCTCTCTGTGGGCATGTCCCACAACG CCATCCGGTTTGGTCGTATGCCCCAGGCAGAAAAACTGAAGCTGAAGGAGGAAAGCAAGATGGTTGAGAAAGATGTGGAAAGTCCCTTAATGTCTGACCACAAGTTTCTGGTCAGGCAGATCCATGATGCCTACATGAAGAACTTCAACATGAACAAGGCAAAAGCACGGCTCATACTCACTGGAAAAACTAGCAAGCCG CAGCCTCTCATCATCCACGACATGGAGACGTTCCAGCTGGCGGAGAGAACGTTAGCGGTCCATATGACAAACAGCAACTATCCGGAGTCTGACAGCGTCCTCGGACAAGTGAGTCCGGCTGTGTCGTGCGGGGAGCTTCGGCAGAGGGAGGCCGAAGCCAGGCTCTTCCACTGCTGCCAGAGCACCTCAGTGGAGACTGTCACAGAGCTAACGGAATTTGCCAAGGCTATGCCGGGTTTCCAGAGTCTGGATTTGAATGATCAG gtgactcTCTTGAAGTACGGTGTTTACGAAGCCCTCTTCACACTCTTGGCCTCGTGCATGAACAAGGACGGCCTCCTGGTGGCCCGTGGTGGAGGCTTTATCACCCGTGAGTTCCTCAAGAGTCTCCGCCGACCATTCAGTGACATGATGGAGCCCAAATTCCAGTTTGCCACACGCTTCAACTCTCTGGAGCTGGACGACAGCGACCTAGCTCTTTTTGTGGCTGCTATTATCTGCTGTGGAG ATCGTCCAGGCCTGGTAGACGTACCTGTAGTAGAGCAGTTGCAGGAAAGCATTGTTCAGGCGCTGCGGCTCCACCTGCTGGCCAATCACCCAGATGACACCTTCCTTTTCCCCAGGCTGCTGCAGAAGTTGGCTGACCTCCGGGAGCTGGtcactgagcatgctcagctGGTGCAAGAAATCAAGACGACAGAGGATACTTCCCTGCACCCGCTGCTGCAAGAAATATACAGAGACATGTACTGA
- the cdpf1 gene encoding cysteine-rich DPF motif domain-containing protein 1 has product MEEKAASDNPQKTFTCQLCSLTSPFTYYGQKPPNTRAIVLLEECFITKDPFSPDREKFLVLGSICSLCGTCVCVGSDCSLFYTKRFCVPCVNKHLDQFPHQIQVELAKKKQSAKAAVS; this is encoded by the exons ATGGAGGAAAAGGCTGCTAGTGATAACCCTCAAAAAACATTTACGTGCCAGTTGTGCAGTTTAACTAGCCCCTTTACTTACTACGGACAGAAACCGCCTAACACCAGAGCTATCGT GCTGCTTGAGGAGTGTTTTATCACCAAGGACCCCTTCAGTCCGGACAGGGAGAAGTTTCTAGTTTTGGGGTCCATTTGCAGCCTTTGTGGCACTTGTGTCTGTGTTGGATCG GACTGCAGCCTTTTCTACACCAAGAGGTTCTGCGTGCCATGTGTGAACAAGCACTTGGACCAGTTTCCCCATCAAATTCAGGTCGAGCTGGCTAAGAAGAAGCAGAGTGCAAAGGCTGCAGTGTCATGA
- the pparaa gene encoding peroxisome proliferator-activated receptor alpha a isoform X2, translated as MAGDHYSPPSPLGDSLLGSPLCGDLMEDLRDISQSIGDDALGFDFPEYQSTGSGSNSSVALETLTPASSPSSGVCGAAAGQDESGSTLNLECRVCSDKASGFHYGVHACEGCKGFFRRTIRLKLEYDKCERNCKIQKKNRNKCQYCRFHKCLSVGMSHNAIRFGRMPQAEKLKLKEESKMVEKDVESPLMSDHKFLVRQIHDAYMKNFNMNKAKARLILTGKTSKPPLIIHDMETFQLAERTLAVHMTNSNYPESDSVLGQVSPAVSCGELRQREAEARLFHCCQSTSVETVTELTEFAKAMPGFQSLDLNDQVTLLKYGVYEALFTLLASCMNKDGLLVARGGGFITREFLKSLRRPFSDMMEPKFQFATRFNSLELDDSDLALFVAAIICCGDRPGLVDVPVVEQLQESIVQALRLHLLANHPDDTFLFPRLLQKLADLRELVTEHAQLVQEIKTTEDTSLHPLLQEIYRDMY; from the exons ATGGCAGGGGATCACTACAGCCCCCCATCCCCACTGGGGGATTCCCTCCTGGGAAGTCCACTATGTGGAGACCTGATGGAGGATCTTCGTGATATCTCCCAGTCTATAGGAGATGATGCTCTGGGGTTTGATTTTCCAGAGTACCAGAGCACTGGTTCGGGGTCCAACAGCTCTGTCGCACTGG AGACCTTGACCCCAGCCTCGAGTCCATCATCAGGAGTGTGCGGAGCAGCGGCTGGCCAAGATGAGAGCGGCAGCACCCTCAACCTCGAGTGCCGGGTGTGCTCTGACAAAGCTTCGGGCTTCCACTACGGGGTGCACGCATGCGAAGGCTGCAAG GGTTTCTTTAGGAGGACCATCAGGCTGAAGCTGGAGTATGATAAGTGTGAGCGGAACTGCAAAATCCAAAAGAAGAACCGAAACAAGTGCCAGTACTGCAGATTCCACAAGTGCCTCTCTGTGGGCATGTCCCACAACG CCATCCGGTTTGGTCGTATGCCCCAGGCAGAAAAACTGAAGCTGAAGGAGGAAAGCAAGATGGTTGAGAAAGATGTGGAAAGTCCCTTAATGTCTGACCACAAGTTTCTGGTCAGGCAGATCCATGATGCCTACATGAAGAACTTCAACATGAACAAGGCAAAAGCACGGCTCATACTCACTGGAAAAACTAGCAAGCCG CCTCTCATCATCCACGACATGGAGACGTTCCAGCTGGCGGAGAGAACGTTAGCGGTCCATATGACAAACAGCAACTATCCGGAGTCTGACAGCGTCCTCGGACAAGTGAGTCCGGCTGTGTCGTGCGGGGAGCTTCGGCAGAGGGAGGCCGAAGCCAGGCTCTTCCACTGCTGCCAGAGCACCTCAGTGGAGACTGTCACAGAGCTAACGGAATTTGCCAAGGCTATGCCGGGTTTCCAGAGTCTGGATTTGAATGATCAG gtgactcTCTTGAAGTACGGTGTTTACGAAGCCCTCTTCACACTCTTGGCCTCGTGCATGAACAAGGACGGCCTCCTGGTGGCCCGTGGTGGAGGCTTTATCACCCGTGAGTTCCTCAAGAGTCTCCGCCGACCATTCAGTGACATGATGGAGCCCAAATTCCAGTTTGCCACACGCTTCAACTCTCTGGAGCTGGACGACAGCGACCTAGCTCTTTTTGTGGCTGCTATTATCTGCTGTGGAG ATCGTCCAGGCCTGGTAGACGTACCTGTAGTAGAGCAGTTGCAGGAAAGCATTGTTCAGGCGCTGCGGCTCCACCTGCTGGCCAATCACCCAGATGACACCTTCCTTTTCCCCAGGCTGCTGCAGAAGTTGGCTGACCTCCGGGAGCTGGtcactgagcatgctcagctGGTGCAAGAAATCAAGACGACAGAGGATACTTCCCTGCACCCGCTGCTGCAAGAAATATACAGAGACATGTACTGA
- the pparaa gene encoding peroxisome proliferator-activated receptor alpha a isoform X1, translating into MAGDHYSPPSPLGDSLLGSPLCGDLMEDLRDISQSIGDDALGFDFPEYQSTGSGSNSSVALETLTPASSPSSGVCGAAAGQDESGSTLNLECRVCSDKASGFHYGVHACEGCKGFFRRTIRLKLEYDKCERNCKIQKKNRNKCQYCRFHKCLSVGMSHNAIRFGRMPQAEKLKLKEESKMVEKDVESPLMSDHKFLVRQIHDAYMKNFNMNKAKARLILTGKTSKPQPLIIHDMETFQLAERTLAVHMTNSNYPESDSVLGQVSPAVSCGELRQREAEARLFHCCQSTSVETVTELTEFAKAMPGFQSLDLNDQVTLLKYGVYEALFTLLASCMNKDGLLVARGGGFITREFLKSLRRPFSDMMEPKFQFATRFNSLELDDSDLALFVAAIICCGDRPGLVDVPVVEQLQESIVQALRLHLLANHPDDTFLFPRLLQKLADLRELVTEHAQLVQEIKTTEDTSLHPLLQEIYRDMY; encoded by the exons ATGGCAGGGGATCACTACAGCCCCCCATCCCCACTGGGGGATTCCCTCCTGGGAAGTCCACTATGTGGAGACCTGATGGAGGATCTTCGTGATATCTCCCAGTCTATAGGAGATGATGCTCTGGGGTTTGATTTTCCAGAGTACCAGAGCACTGGTTCGGGGTCCAACAGCTCTGTCGCACTGG AGACCTTGACCCCAGCCTCGAGTCCATCATCAGGAGTGTGCGGAGCAGCGGCTGGCCAAGATGAGAGCGGCAGCACCCTCAACCTCGAGTGCCGGGTGTGCTCTGACAAAGCTTCGGGCTTCCACTACGGGGTGCACGCATGCGAAGGCTGCAAG GGTTTCTTTAGGAGGACCATCAGGCTGAAGCTGGAGTATGATAAGTGTGAGCGGAACTGCAAAATCCAAAAGAAGAACCGAAACAAGTGCCAGTACTGCAGATTCCACAAGTGCCTCTCTGTGGGCATGTCCCACAACG CCATCCGGTTTGGTCGTATGCCCCAGGCAGAAAAACTGAAGCTGAAGGAGGAAAGCAAGATGGTTGAGAAAGATGTGGAAAGTCCCTTAATGTCTGACCACAAGTTTCTGGTCAGGCAGATCCATGATGCCTACATGAAGAACTTCAACATGAACAAGGCAAAAGCACGGCTCATACTCACTGGAAAAACTAGCAAGCCG CAGCCTCTCATCATCCACGACATGGAGACGTTCCAGCTGGCGGAGAGAACGTTAGCGGTCCATATGACAAACAGCAACTATCCGGAGTCTGACAGCGTCCTCGGACAAGTGAGTCCGGCTGTGTCGTGCGGGGAGCTTCGGCAGAGGGAGGCCGAAGCCAGGCTCTTCCACTGCTGCCAGAGCACCTCAGTGGAGACTGTCACAGAGCTAACGGAATTTGCCAAGGCTATGCCGGGTTTCCAGAGTCTGGATTTGAATGATCAG gtgactcTCTTGAAGTACGGTGTTTACGAAGCCCTCTTCACACTCTTGGCCTCGTGCATGAACAAGGACGGCCTCCTGGTGGCCCGTGGTGGAGGCTTTATCACCCGTGAGTTCCTCAAGAGTCTCCGCCGACCATTCAGTGACATGATGGAGCCCAAATTCCAGTTTGCCACACGCTTCAACTCTCTGGAGCTGGACGACAGCGACCTAGCTCTTTTTGTGGCTGCTATTATCTGCTGTGGAG ATCGTCCAGGCCTGGTAGACGTACCTGTAGTAGAGCAGTTGCAGGAAAGCATTGTTCAGGCGCTGCGGCTCCACCTGCTGGCCAATCACCCAGATGACACCTTCCTTTTCCCCAGGCTGCTGCAGAAGTTGGCTGACCTCCGGGAGCTGGtcactgagcatgctcagctGGTGCAAGAAATCAAGACGACAGAGGATACTTCCCTGCACCCGCTGCTGCAAGAAATATACAGAGACATGTACTGA